The Styela clava chromosome 2, kaStyClav1.hap1.2, whole genome shotgun sequence genome contains a region encoding:
- the LOC144432007 gene encoding receptor-type tyrosine-protein phosphatase O-like produces the protein MKSTTFASNPGLRRKNRYKSILPYDETRVCIKAKDTGYINACYVNGYARPHKYIATQGPLPTTVDDFWLMVVEQECKIIVMLAKCFEAGKVSFEAGKKKCQKYWPDSGITSCFGVVKVFNSGEVKYSGFVRRTFQVETNDGKIAMEVLQYQYVTWPDHDIPYTTSNLIRMHKAVIQCLEEFGADRSMIVHCSAGAGRTGTFIGYDYLLEEGRHIESVDALQCVLKMRSQRVDMIQNCP, from the exons atgaaaagtaCAACGTTCGCATCTAATCCTGGATTGAGAAGGAAAAATAGATATAAAAGCATATTACCAT ATGACGAAACTCGTGTTTGTATCAAAGCAAAAGACACTGGATATATCAACGCATGCTACGTTAAT GGTTATGCTAGACCACACAAATACATTGCAACGCAAGGTCCTTTACCAACAACTGTGGATGATTTTTGGTTGATGGTTGTTGAACAAGAATGCAAAATTATTGTTATGCTGGCAAAATGTTTTGAAGCAGGAAAAGTGAGTTTTGAAGCAGGAAAA AAAAAGTGTCAAAAGTACTGGCCAGATTCTGGCATTACTTCATGTTTCGGAGTAGTTAAAGTTTTTAACTCCGGAGAAGTAAAGTATTCTGGCTTTGTACGAAGAACATTTCAAGTAGAGACAAACGACGGA AAAATAGCAATGGAAGTGTTGCAATATCAATATGTAACCTGGCCTGACCATGATATACCATATACAACATCCAATCTTATTAGAATGCATAAAGCTGTGATTCAATGTTTAGAAGAGTTTGGAGCTGATAGATCGATGATAGTGCATTGCAG CGCTGGTGCTGGAAGAACTGGAACATTTATAGGATACGACTATTTGCTGGAAGAAGGAAGACATATAGAAAGTGTTGATGCATTGCAATGTGTATTGAAAATGAGGTCACAACGTGTCGACATGATACAAAATTGC CCATGA